Proteins found in one Serinicoccus marinus DSM 15273 genomic segment:
- a CDS encoding pyridoxamine 5'-phosphate oxidase family protein — MTDLSTPTRKPERYTDDRARLDELLDEVPVGVLATVVDGLPWTVPLLIARDGDRVLLHGSTGAGALRHLRAGAPVTLTVMSMDGLVVAESAFDSSANYRSAVLRGTPVELTGEDARAGLDRLTERLLPGRTREVRSSTRRELAATTCLALPIEQGAWLFKARTGGTDPATDADVWSGVVPLRVVAGMPEPTPGVTAPVPPSVQAVLDAHPATPVSAPPR; from the coding sequence ATGACGGACCTGTCGACCCCGACCCGCAAGCCCGAGCGCTACACCGACGACCGCGCCCGCCTGGACGAGCTGCTCGACGAGGTGCCTGTCGGCGTGTTGGCCACCGTGGTCGACGGTCTGCCGTGGACGGTGCCCCTGCTCATCGCCCGGGACGGCGACCGGGTGCTCCTGCACGGTTCCACCGGCGCCGGTGCGCTGCGGCACCTGCGGGCCGGCGCGCCCGTCACGCTCACGGTCATGTCGATGGACGGGCTGGTCGTGGCCGAGAGCGCCTTCGACTCCTCGGCGAACTACCGCAGCGCCGTGCTGCGCGGGACGCCGGTCGAGCTCACCGGGGAGGACGCCCGGGCCGGGCTGGACCGGCTGACCGAGCGGCTGCTGCCCGGGCGCACGCGCGAGGTGCGCAGCAGCACGCGGCGCGAGCTCGCCGCCACGACGTGCCTGGCCCTGCCGATCGAGCAGGGGGCGTGGCTGTTCAAGGCGCGGACCGGCGGCACCGACCCGGCGACCGACGCCGACGTCTGGTCCGGGGTGGTCCCGCTGCGCGTCGTCGCGGGTATGCCCGAACCCACCCCCGGCGTCACGGCGCCGGTGCCGCCGTCGGTGCAGGCGGTGCTCGACGCGCACCCCGCCACCCCGGTCAGCGCACCACCGCGCTGA
- a CDS encoding YdeI/OmpD-associated family protein, with product MATTTVPGGAVHDLPDDLRAELTDHGDALEAWLDITPLARNEFICWVEDAKQDRTRARRIRRTREELQEGMRRPCCWPGCSHRERTGS from the coding sequence ATGGCGACCACGACGGTGCCCGGCGGCGCGGTGCACGACCTGCCCGACGACCTGCGCGCGGAGCTGACCGACCACGGCGACGCGCTCGAGGCGTGGCTCGACATCACGCCGCTGGCCCGCAACGAGTTCATCTGCTGGGTCGAGGACGCCAAGCAGGACCGGACGCGCGCCCGGCGGATCCGCCGGACCCGGGAGGAGCTGCAGGAGGGGATGCGGCGCCCATGCTGCTGGCCCGGCTGCAGCCACCGGGAGCGGACCGGGTCCTGA
- a CDS encoding nucleoside/nucleotide kinase family protein: MPLAPHLLDLADALVPARGCALLGIAGLPGSGKTTFALDLVAALAERHGSGHVGHVPMDGFHLADAQLERLGLLDVKGAPETFDAEGYAALLARLRDDTTDPVYAPGFERTLEQPVAAALVVLPAVRLVVTEGNYLLDPHPRWRTSRARLDAVWWVEVDEQLRQTRLVERHVEFGKSPQEARAWVERVDEANARAIRDRSDAPDLVVQAGPDGTWVGTEGSVGAAG; the protein is encoded by the coding sequence ATGCCGCTCGCCCCGCACCTGCTCGACCTCGCCGATGCCCTGGTCCCGGCGCGAGGGTGCGCGCTGCTCGGCATCGCCGGGCTGCCGGGCTCGGGCAAGACGACCTTCGCGCTGGACCTGGTCGCCGCTCTCGCGGAGCGGCACGGGTCAGGCCACGTAGGGCACGTGCCGATGGACGGCTTCCACCTCGCCGACGCCCAGCTGGAGCGGCTCGGGCTGCTGGACGTGAAGGGAGCCCCGGAGACCTTCGACGCCGAGGGGTATGCCGCGCTCCTGGCCCGCCTGCGCGACGACACGACCGACCCGGTCTACGCCCCCGGCTTCGAGCGCACCCTCGAGCAGCCGGTGGCCGCGGCCCTCGTGGTGCTGCCCGCGGTGCGGCTCGTCGTCACCGAGGGCAACTACCTGCTGGACCCGCACCCGCGCTGGCGGACCTCGCGGGCCCGGCTCGACGCGGTCTGGTGGGTCGAGGTCGACGAGCAGCTGCGGCAGACCCGGCTGGTCGAGCGGCACGTCGAGTTCGGCAAGAGTCCGCAGGAGGCCCGCGCCTGGGTCGAGCGGGTCGACGAGGCCAACGCCCGCGCGATCCGGGACCGGTCGGACGCCCCGGACCTGGTGGTGCAGGCGGGCCCGGACGGGACGTGGGTCGGGACCGAGGGGTCCGTCGGCGCTGCTGGCTAG
- a CDS encoding class I SAM-dependent DNA methyltransferase yields MTTSDLWDEATAASYDEASAAMFAPDVLDPTVDRLAELAGEGRALELAIGTGRVGIPLAERGVEVVGIELSEPMAEQLRHKAPDLLVTIGDMATTQVEGTFALVYLVFNTIGNLTTQDEQVACFANAARHLGPGGRFVVEVGVPALRRLPPGQVAIPFDVSAEHVGLDTYDPVTQQAMSHHYSREAEGSYSYWPHHFRYVWPSELDLMARLAGLRLESRTADWRGAPFTAESESHVSVWRA; encoded by the coding sequence ATGACGACGAGCGACCTGTGGGACGAGGCGACGGCCGCGAGCTACGACGAGGCCTCCGCCGCGATGTTCGCGCCGGACGTGCTCGACCCGACGGTCGACCGGCTCGCCGAGCTGGCCGGTGAGGGTCGCGCGCTGGAGCTGGCCATCGGGACCGGGCGCGTGGGCATACCCCTGGCGGAGCGGGGGGTGGAGGTCGTGGGGATCGAGCTGTCCGAGCCGATGGCCGAGCAGCTGCGTCACAAGGCGCCCGACCTCCTGGTGACCATCGGCGACATGGCGACCACGCAGGTCGAGGGCACCTTCGCGCTGGTCTACCTCGTCTTCAACACCATCGGCAACCTCACCACGCAGGACGAGCAGGTGGCGTGCTTCGCCAACGCCGCGCGGCACCTCGGGCCCGGCGGCCGCTTCGTCGTCGAGGTCGGGGTGCCGGCGCTGCGGCGGCTTCCGCCCGGCCAGGTCGCGATCCCCTTCGACGTCTCCGCCGAGCACGTCGGGCTCGACACCTACGACCCGGTGACGCAGCAGGCGATGTCGCACCACTACTCGCGCGAGGCGGAGGGGTCCTACAGCTACTGGCCGCACCACTTCCGCTACGTCTGGCCCAGCGAGCTCGACCTCATGGCCCGCCTGGCGGGGCTGCGACTGGAGAGCCGGACCGCGGACTGGCGCGGCGCGCCGTTCACCGCGGAGAGCGAGAGCCACGTCTCGGTCTGGCGCGCCTGA
- a CDS encoding helix-turn-helix domain-containing protein, with product MTARPARNVEVDPGQPMDTWPYEAVIALLERGGVRDWARITARIRQDPWGPVARQVEDYLDYADASGVTVLLGRAIDTARAEAAAAERAEVRDEVTRLIRASGLTAADFARRIGTSPSRLSTYRSGSVVPSAALLMRMRRAAGAATSR from the coding sequence GTGACGGCCCGTCCTGCCCGCAATGTCGAGGTCGACCCTGGGCAGCCGATGGACACCTGGCCCTACGAGGCGGTCATCGCACTGCTGGAGCGTGGAGGTGTCCGTGACTGGGCCAGGATCACGGCGCGCATCCGCCAGGACCCGTGGGGGCCGGTAGCCCGTCAGGTGGAGGACTACCTCGACTATGCCGATGCCTCGGGAGTCACCGTGCTTCTGGGTCGCGCGATCGACACTGCCCGCGCCGAGGCAGCGGCCGCGGAGCGTGCGGAGGTCCGCGACGAGGTCACGCGCCTGATCCGGGCGAGCGGTCTGACGGCGGCGGACTTCGCCCGCCGGATCGGCACGTCCCCCTCCCGGCTGTCGACCTATCGTTCCGGCTCGGTCGTGCCGTCGGCCGCGCTGCTGATGCGTATGCGGCGGGCAGCCGGCGCCGCGACGTCGAGGTAG